From Flavipsychrobacter sp., a single genomic window includes:
- a CDS encoding acyltransferase has product MGGKEQVSGRRHFYTFDALRFFAFFKVFLLHLPIVAFPWFNYLKAGGGIGVQFFFVLSGFLISYIILEEQKRTGTLHLKNFFVRRVLRIWPLYYLMVLVAYITPYILNNVLHLSSSSTGYEPQLWVSLTFLENYKMMITGTHANASPLSVMWSLCIEEHFYIIWGLALYFLKLKGAMRLIVVSLLVGVLSRVVYVWLGIPTSDVFTNIDLFALGALPAYYLIKYPERTEAFVDKISRKVKLLYVFSLLIIVTICSQYNEDKDFILLTSLLGVLFAGLILLTLGKKNALRVSDKTVLSKLGIYTYGLYLYHTLVINLLLQIFKKYDWGLEQSTTAVVFVVLALLLTIVISMLSYHLFEKQFLKLKKYFRNVS; this is encoded by the coding sequence ATGGGGGGTAAAGAGCAAGTAAGCGGTAGAAGGCATTTTTATACGTTTGATGCATTGCGCTTCTTTGCTTTTTTCAAAGTGTTCTTACTGCATTTACCTATCGTAGCTTTTCCTTGGTTTAACTATTTAAAAGCCGGAGGAGGTATTGGAGTGCAGTTTTTCTTTGTGTTGAGTGGCTTTCTTATTAGCTATATCATACTTGAAGAACAAAAGCGAACAGGTACACTCCATCTAAAGAATTTCTTTGTAAGAAGGGTGTTGAGGATATGGCCGTTGTATTATTTGATGGTGCTAGTGGCTTATATAACCCCATATATTTTAAATAATGTACTGCACCTAAGTTCCTCTTCTACTGGGTATGAACCTCAACTATGGGTGTCTCTGACATTTTTAGAGAATTATAAGATGATGATAACTGGCACACATGCCAATGCTTCTCCTTTATCTGTTATGTGGTCTTTATGTATAGAGGAGCATTTTTATATTATTTGGGGGCTAGCGCTCTATTTCCTTAAGTTGAAGGGGGCTATGAGGCTTATTGTTGTTAGTCTTCTGGTCGGGGTTTTGTCTCGAGTTGTATATGTATGGCTGGGTATCCCCACTAGTGATGTGTTTACCAATATTGATCTATTTGCTTTAGGAGCGCTGCCCGCGTATTACCTTATTAAGTATCCTGAAAGAACTGAGGCTTTCGTTGATAAAATATCCCGAAAGGTAAAGTTGTTGTATGTCTTTTCGCTGCTAATTATAGTAACTATATGCTCGCAATATAATGAGGATAAAGACTTTATATTGCTTACTTCACTACTTGGTGTGTTGTTTGCAGGGTTAATTTTACTTACGCTAGGTAAAAAGAATGCCTTAAGGGTTAGTGATAAAACCGTACTGAGTAAGCTGGGGATATATACTTACGGTCTTTATTTGTACCATACGTTGGTTATCAACCTGTTGCTACAGATATTTAAAAAATATGATTGGGGGCTGGAGCAGTCGACCACTGCTGTAGTGTTTGTAGTGTTGGCTTTACTGCTGACTATAGTCATTAGTATGCTTTCTTACCACCTGTTTGAAAAACAGTTCTTGAAACTGAAAAAGTATTTTAGGAACGTTTCTTAA
- the rpsP gene encoding 30S ribosomal protein S16 — MAVKIRLQRHGSKKRPFYFIVVANSTAPRDGRFIEKLGTYNPLTVPATIRLSRERSLHWLQKGAQPTNTCRRILSFKGVLYLKHLMRGVELNLFDEKTAFEKFEAWNADHEKLVAEREESHRLHKAEKRNAAVEESVKRVEEKMAAKAAAAAPAEEAPAEEAQTEEAPAVEATTEEPKTEE; from the coding sequence ATGGCGGTTAAAATTCGTCTACAACGTCACGGCTCTAAAAAGCGCCCGTTCTACTTTATAGTAGTAGCAAACAGCACTGCCCCAAGAGATGGCAGATTCATTGAAAAATTAGGTACCTACAATCCATTGACAGTTCCTGCAACAATTCGTTTGAGCAGAGAGCGTTCATTGCATTGGTTACAAAAAGGTGCTCAACCGACGAATACTTGCCGTCGTATTTTATCATTCAAAGGAGTTTTATACCTGAAGCACTTAATGCGTGGTGTTGAGCTTAACTTGTTTGATGAGAAAACAGCTTTTGAAAAATTCGAAGCATGGAATGCTGATCACGAGAAGCTAGTTGCTGAACGTGAAGAATCTCACCGTTTGCACAAAGCTGAAAAGCGTAATGCAGCTGTTGAAGAGTCAGTAAAACGTGTTGAAGAAAAAATGGCAGCTAAAGCAGCGGCAGCAGCTCCTGCAGAAGAGGCGCCAGCTGAAGAAGCACAAACTGAAGAAGCTCCTGCAGTAGAAGCAACTACTGAAGAGCCAAAAACAGAAGAATAG
- a CDS encoding peroxiredoxin-like family protein, with the protein MKQLFLLLITLLSFSSANAQLAPAANKVCPLLIGAEIPAITLNDIKGNAVNIQELVKEQPAILVFYRGGWCPYCNRHLSALGELEEEILATGYRIIAISPDTHEELNKTADKNELKYTLLSDGDGSLTKAMGIAFQASERQLERLATYSDGKNKGYLPVPSIFITDREGKISFEYINPDYKKRLSGALLLSVLQSLNKE; encoded by the coding sequence ATGAAACAACTATTCTTGTTATTGATAACACTACTCTCTTTCTCCAGTGCCAATGCACAACTAGCTCCTGCTGCTAATAAAGTGTGTCCACTATTAATTGGGGCTGAAATACCTGCAATAACACTAAATGACATTAAGGGTAATGCTGTAAACATACAAGAACTGGTAAAAGAGCAACCTGCAATACTTGTCTTTTACCGTGGAGGCTGGTGCCCTTATTGCAATAGACATCTGAGTGCTCTTGGCGAACTGGAGGAAGAAATACTTGCTACCGGATATAGAATTATAGCCATTAGCCCAGATACTCATGAAGAACTCAACAAAACTGCTGATAAGAATGAACTAAAGTACACTTTACTATCAGACGGTGATGGTAGCTTGACCAAAGCTATGGGCATAGCCTTTCAGGCTAGCGAAAGGCAATTGGAGCGACTAGCAACCTACTCCGATGGTAAAAATAAAGGCTACCTTCCCGTACCTTCAATCTTCATTACCGACCGAGAAGGCAAGATATCTTTTGAATATATAAACCCTGATTATAAAAAACGCTTAAGTGGTGCACTCTTATTATCTGTACTACAATCTCTAAACAAAGAATAA
- a CDS encoding class I SAM-dependent methyltransferase: protein MDKNYEEVYHNEELTNWWFVARRDMLMKLFAQYKIPKEAKILDIGCAGAVFLLELKKLGYTNLHALDYSAEAIAQAKKNGLEHAHLMDGHYPDFEEGAFDVIVASDSLEHLEKDEVALANWSKVLKKGGKCFILVPAYNFLWSEHDDINYHFRRYTTKELVAKSEKAGFSIIRNGYNYMLLFIPTAIFRLLQNLLGKKEKDKQSDKGQILILPSFVHKLLAGFQKIENSLSRIVRLPFGVTAFVVATKR, encoded by the coding sequence ATGGATAAAAACTACGAAGAAGTATATCATAATGAGGAGCTGACCAACTGGTGGTTTGTAGCCCGTAGAGATATGCTCATGAAACTTTTTGCACAATATAAGATTCCTAAAGAGGCCAAGATATTGGATATAGGATGTGCTGGTGCAGTGTTTTTATTAGAACTGAAAAAACTTGGTTATACCAATCTACATGCGCTTGACTATAGTGCAGAGGCGATAGCCCAAGCTAAAAAGAACGGACTAGAGCATGCGCATCTTATGGATGGGCATTATCCGGATTTTGAAGAAGGGGCTTTTGATGTTATTGTTGCTTCGGACTCTTTGGAGCATTTAGAAAAGGATGAAGTGGCCTTGGCCAACTGGTCGAAGGTGTTGAAGAAAGGAGGGAAGTGTTTTATCCTTGTGCCGGCGTATAATTTTTTATGGTCGGAGCACGATGATATCAATTACCACTTTAGACGATATACAACAAAAGAACTGGTTGCAAAGTCGGAAAAGGCAGGCTTCTCTATCATAAGGAATGGCTATAATTATATGTTGCTATTCATCCCTACGGCTATATTCCGTCTATTGCAAAACCTATTGGGTAAGAAAGAAAAGGATAAGCAATCAGATAAAGGACAAATATTAATACTGCCTTCCTTTGTACATAAGTTGCTTGCGGGTTTTCAGAAAATAGAAAACAGTCTGAGCCGTATCGTAAGGTTGCCTTTTGGTGTTACTGCATTTGTTGTAGCAACAAAACGTTGA
- the ffh gene encoding signal recognition particle protein, which translates to MFENLSERLEGAFKQLKGEGRISEINIASTVKEIRRALVDADVNYKIAKDFTDKVKEKALGEKVLTAVSPGQLMVKIVQDQLAELMGGSEEELNLTQKPTVILIAGLQGSGKTTFSGKLANFLKTKKGRNPLLVAADVYRPAAIDQLHVLGEQVKVPVYSERENKDVVSIANNAIAEAKKNGNSVVIIDTAGRLAVDEAMMAEVKNIKDAVQPQEILFVVDSMTGQDAVNTAKAFNDRLDFTGVVLTKLDGDTRGGAALTIKYTVEKPIKFVSMGEKLDTLDVFYPERMAQRILGMGDITTLVERAQEQFDEAQAKKLEKKIRANKFDFDDFKDQLNQIKKMGNIKDLLGMIPGVGKAMKDIDISDDAFKGIEAMINSMTPFERNNPDAIDGNRRKRIAKGSGKEVADVNAFMKQFEQMRKMMGQMNKMKGGMPGMGMRMPFGKR; encoded by the coding sequence ATGTTTGAAAATTTAAGTGAACGCCTCGAAGGTGCCTTTAAGCAGCTAAAAGGTGAAGGTCGTATATCAGAGATCAATATTGCCTCTACAGTAAAAGAGATCCGCCGTGCGCTGGTAGATGCCGATGTGAACTATAAAATAGCGAAAGATTTTACCGATAAGGTAAAAGAAAAAGCATTGGGAGAGAAGGTGTTAACAGCCGTGTCTCCGGGGCAGTTGATGGTAAAGATCGTGCAAGACCAGCTTGCCGAGCTTATGGGGGGGAGTGAAGAGGAGCTAAATCTTACTCAAAAGCCTACTGTTATACTTATAGCAGGTCTTCAAGGTTCGGGTAAAACCACTTTTAGTGGTAAGTTGGCCAATTTTCTTAAAACAAAGAAAGGGCGTAATCCATTGCTGGTAGCGGCAGACGTTTATCGTCCTGCGGCTATAGATCAGCTACATGTATTGGGAGAGCAGGTGAAAGTGCCCGTGTATAGCGAGCGTGAGAATAAAGACGTAGTATCAATAGCTAATAATGCAATAGCTGAGGCAAAGAAGAACGGGAATAGTGTTGTGATCATAGATACTGCAGGTCGTTTGGCTGTAGATGAAGCTATGATGGCCGAGGTGAAAAACATTAAGGATGCAGTGCAGCCGCAGGAGATACTATTTGTAGTAGACTCTATGACAGGTCAAGATGCTGTAAATACAGCTAAGGCATTCAACGATAGGCTGGACTTCACAGGTGTAGTGCTTACGAAGTTGGATGGTGATACACGTGGTGGTGCAGCTCTTACTATTAAATATACGGTAGAGAAGCCTATCAAGTTTGTGAGTATGGGGGAGAAACTAGATACACTAGATGTATTCTACCCCGAGCGTATGGCACAGCGTATATTGGGTATGGGAGATATTACCACCCTTGTTGAGCGTGCGCAGGAGCAGTTTGATGAAGCACAGGCTAAGAAATTAGAAAAGAAGATCAGAGCTAATAAATTTGATTTTGATGATTTTAAAGATCAGCTGAATCAGATCAAGAAGATGGGTAATATTAAAGACCTTCTAGGAATGATACCAGGTGTGGGCAAGGCCATGAAGGATATTGACATCTCGGATGATGCCTTCAAAGGGATAGAAGCTATGATCAACTCTATGACTCCATTTGAGCGAAATAATCCGGATGCTATTGATGGCAATAGACGTAAGCGTATCGCTAAAGGTTCAGGAAAAGAAGTGGCAGATGTGAATGCCTTTATGAAGCAGTTTGAGCAAATGAGGAAGATGATGGGGCAGATGAATAAAATGAAGGGTGGTATGCCGGGAATGGGTATGAGAATGCCTTTTGGTAAACGATAA
- the rpoB gene encoding DNA-directed RNA polymerase subunit beta: MSSILQKRTATGRVNFGKIHDVAATPDLLAIQLQSFQDFFQLETTPDKRDNEGLFRVFKENFPITDTRNIFVLEFLDYFIDPPRYTIEECMARGLTYSVPLKAKLRLSCNDEEHVDFETIVQDVFLGNIPYMTPRGTFVINGAERVVVSQLHRSPGVFFGQSTHPNGTKIYSARVIPFKGAWMEFATDINNVMYAYIDRKKKFPVTTLLRSIGYETDKDILELFGMADEVKVDKKSMAQNLGRRLAARVLRTWTEDFVDEDTGEVVSIERNEVVLDRDSVLDEDNADMIEEMGIDTIFLQKEEVSGDFSIIYNTLNKDTSNSELEAVQHIYRQLRGSDAPDDETARGIIEKLFFSDKRYDLGEVGRYKINRKLGLDIDLDTKVLSKEDIISIIKYLVRLTNGKAEIDDIDHLSNRRVRTVGEQLFAQFGVGLARMARTIRERMNVRDNEVFTPIDLINARTLSSVINSFFGTSQLSQFLDQTNPLSEITHKRRISALGPGGLSRERAGFEVRDVHYSHYGRLCTIETPEGPNIGLISTLCVHAKINEMGFIETPYRKVKDGKVDLKNHHYLSAEEEDEAKIAQANIALDDKGVFIEEKIKSRQTGDFPILEREEVEFMDVAPNQIVGLSASLIPFLEHDDANRALMGSNMQRQAVPLIIPQVPIVGTGLEASAARDARIQIHAEGEGVIEYVDAKEIHVRYNRDEKQRLVSFEDDLKVYTLTKYNKTNQGSCITLKPCIRRGQKVQKGDFLTEGYATVNGEIALGRNLKVAFMPWKGYNFEDAIVINEKVVREDLFTSIHIDEYELEVRDTKLGEEELTPDIPNVSEEATKDLDENGIIRVGAQVGEGDILIGKITPKGETDPTPEEKLLRAIFGDKAGDAKDASLKASSGTEGVVISKQLFQRVKKDKNAKVREKAQMEKIEKTHEQNLSDIKNLLLDKLMTLLKDKSSTGVSNNFGELLISKGGKFNAKTLSTIDFLNVNPLGWTGDDEVDELINQLLHNYNIRYNEELGRYKREKFNLSIGDELPTGVLKLAKVYLASKRKLKVGDKMAGRHGNKGIVARIVRQEDMPFLEDGTPVDIVLNPLGVPSRMNLGQIYETILGWAGEKLGVNFATPIFDGASPAEISQLIEEAGLPAFGHSYLYDGETGERFDQKATVGIIYIIKLHHMVDDKMHARSIGPYSLITQQPLGGKAQFGGQRFGEMEVWALEAYGAANILQELLTLKSDDIIGRAKTYEAIVKGDNVPKPGIPESFNVLVNELRGLGLELKFD; encoded by the coding sequence ATGTCATCAATACTACAGAAAAGAACTGCAACAGGTCGTGTAAATTTTGGTAAGATACATGATGTAGCAGCAACGCCTGATCTATTGGCTATTCAGCTTCAGTCTTTCCAGGACTTTTTCCAGTTAGAAACAACACCGGACAAGCGTGATAATGAGGGTTTATTCCGCGTGTTTAAGGAAAACTTCCCGATCACTGATACTCGTAACATTTTCGTGTTAGAGTTCTTAGATTATTTTATTGACCCGCCAAGGTACACTATTGAAGAGTGTATGGCTCGTGGGCTTACTTATTCTGTGCCTCTAAAGGCTAAGCTTCGTTTGAGCTGTAATGATGAGGAGCACGTAGATTTCGAGACAATTGTACAGGACGTATTCTTGGGTAATATCCCATACATGACGCCTAGAGGTACTTTTGTTATCAATGGTGCTGAGCGTGTTGTGGTTTCTCAGCTACACCGTTCTCCAGGTGTATTCTTTGGTCAGAGTACTCACCCTAACGGAACTAAGATATACAGTGCGCGTGTAATTCCTTTCAAGGGTGCTTGGATGGAATTTGCGACAGACATCAATAACGTGATGTATGCTTATATCGACCGTAAGAAAAAATTCCCTGTAACTACTTTGCTACGTTCTATCGGTTATGAAACAGATAAGGACATCTTGGAGCTATTTGGAATGGCTGACGAGGTTAAAGTAGATAAGAAGAGCATGGCTCAAAACCTTGGTCGTCGTTTGGCGGCACGTGTACTTCGTACATGGACTGAAGATTTTGTGGATGAAGATACAGGTGAGGTAGTGTCTATCGAGCGTAATGAGGTTGTTTTGGATCGTGATAGCGTGCTAGATGAAGATAACGCTGACATGATTGAAGAAATGGGTATCGATACGATCTTCTTACAGAAGGAAGAGGTTAGTGGAGATTTCTCTATCATCTACAATACATTGAATAAAGATACTTCTAACTCTGAGTTGGAAGCTGTTCAACATATCTATCGTCAATTGCGTGGTTCTGACGCTCCTGATGATGAGACTGCGCGTGGTATCATTGAGAAGTTATTCTTCAGTGATAAGCGTTATGACCTTGGTGAAGTTGGTCGTTATAAGATCAACCGTAAGCTAGGTTTGGATATCGACTTGGATACTAAAGTGTTGAGCAAGGAAGATATCATCTCTATCATTAAATACTTGGTACGCCTTACCAACGGTAAAGCTGAGATAGATGATATTGACCACTTAAGCAACCGTCGTGTACGTACTGTGGGTGAGCAATTGTTTGCACAGTTTGGTGTAGGTCTTGCTCGTATGGCACGTACTATACGTGAGCGTATGAACGTTCGTGATAATGAGGTCTTTACTCCGATCGACTTGATCAACGCACGTACACTATCGTCTGTTATCAACTCTTTCTTTGGTACATCTCAATTATCTCAGTTCCTTGACCAAACCAACCCTCTATCAGAGATCACGCACAAGCGTCGTATTTCTGCGCTAGGACCAGGTGGTTTGAGTAGAGAGCGTGCAGGTTTTGAGGTTCGTGACGTACACTATAGCCACTATGGTCGTCTTTGTACTATTGAAACTCCGGAAGGTCCGAACATTGGTCTTATCTCTACACTATGTGTACACGCTAAGATCAACGAGATGGGCTTTATCGAAACACCATATCGTAAGGTAAAGGATGGTAAGGTTGATTTGAAAAATCATCATTACCTAAGTGCAGAAGAAGAGGATGAAGCAAAAATTGCACAGGCAAACATTGCTTTGGATGATAAAGGTGTATTTATTGAAGAGAAGATCAAATCTCGTCAAACAGGTGACTTCCCGATACTAGAGCGTGAAGAAGTAGAATTCATGGATGTTGCACCTAACCAAATCGTAGGTTTGAGTGCCTCTCTTATTCCTTTCTTGGAGCATGATGATGCCAACCGTGCATTGATGGGATCGAACATGCAACGTCAGGCAGTTCCGTTGATCATACCACAAGTGCCTATCGTAGGTACGGGTCTTGAGGCTAGTGCTGCACGTGATGCTCGTATACAAATACACGCAGAGGGTGAAGGTGTGATCGAATATGTAGATGCTAAAGAGATACACGTACGTTACAATCGTGATGAGAAGCAACGTTTGGTATCTTTTGAAGATGACTTGAAAGTATACACACTTACTAAGTATAATAAAACCAACCAAGGTTCATGTATTACATTGAAACCTTGTATCCGTCGCGGACAGAAAGTACAGAAAGGTGACTTCTTAACCGAAGGTTACGCAACTGTAAACGGTGAGATCGCACTAGGACGTAACTTGAAAGTGGCCTTCATGCCATGGAAGGGTTATAACTTCGAGGATGCGATAGTGATCAATGAAAAAGTGGTTCGTGAAGACTTGTTCACATCAATACATATCGATGAGTATGAGTTGGAAGTACGTGATACTAAACTAGGTGAAGAAGAATTGACTCCGGATATTCCAAACGTATCAGAAGAGGCAACCAAAGACTTGGATGAGAACGGTATTATCCGTGTAGGTGCTCAAGTAGGTGAGGGTGATATCTTAATTGGTAAGATCACTCCAAAAGGAGAAACAGATCCTACTCCGGAAGAGAAACTACTTCGTGCAATATTCGGTGATAAAGCTGGTGATGCTAAAGATGCTTCTCTTAAAGCTTCAAGCGGTACTGAAGGTGTTGTTATTTCTAAGCAGTTGTTCCAACGTGTGAAGAAAGACAAGAATGCTAAGGTGCGTGAGAAAGCACAAATGGAGAAGATAGAGAAGACACATGAGCAAAACCTTTCTGACATCAAAAATCTATTGTTAGATAAGTTGATGACGCTATTGAAGGATAAATCTTCTACAGGTGTTAGCAACAATTTTGGTGAGCTATTGATCAGCAAAGGTGGTAAGTTCAATGCTAAGACGTTAAGCACTATCGACTTCTTGAACGTTAACCCTCTAGGATGGACAGGTGATGATGAAGTAGATGAGTTGATCAATCAGTTATTGCACAACTACAATATCAGATACAACGAAGAGCTAGGCCGTTACAAGCGTGAGAAATTTAACCTAAGCATTGGTGATGAGTTGCCAACAGGTGTGTTGAAACTAGCTAAAGTATACTTGGCAAGTAAGCGTAAGCTGAAAGTAGGTGATAAGATGGCGGGTCGTCATGGTAACAAGGGTATCGTTGCTCGTATCGTTCGTCAGGAAGATATGCCATTCTTAGAAGATGGTACTCCTGTTGATATCGTTCTTAACCCACTGGGTGTACCTTCAAGGATGAACTTGGGTCAGATCTACGAGACTATCTTAGGATGGGCTGGTGAGAAGCTAGGAGTAAACTTTGCAACGCCGATCTTTGACGGTGCATCTCCTGCTGAGATATCTCAGTTGATCGAAGAGGCTGGTTTGCCTGCATTTGGTCACAGCTATCTATACGATGGTGAGACGGGAGAGCGTTTCGACCAGAAAGCAACAGTAGGTATCATCTACATCATCAAACTACACCACATGGTGGATGATAAGATGCACGCACGTTCTATCGGACCATACAGCTTGATCACGCAACAACCATTGGGTGGTAAGGCTCAGTTTGGTGGTCAGCGTTTTGGTGAGATGGAGGTATGGGCACTAGAAGCATATGGTGCTGCTAACATCTTGCAAGAGCTACTAACGTTGAAGTCGGATGACATCATCGGACGTGCTAAGACTTATGAGGCAATCGTTAAAGGAGACAATGTACCGAAACCAGGTATACCTGAATCTTTCAACGTATTGGTAAATGAGCTTAGAGGTCTAGGTCTTGAATTGAAATTTGATTAA
- a CDS encoding phospholipid carrier-dependent glycosyltransferase, with amino-acid sequence MEQLIKPATDEQGYWRKIFLGLGVLIMVLMPLLSKDYGQTGDEWIQIEYGKEIYDYFFNGDKQALDYSNKSLQFSNQEYYGGLFDFTTHILHKWFPVTDILTFRHFFNALLGAILMLFTGLLARRLSGRWMIGVIALLFMVFSPRIFGESMNNPKDIPYATGFIVGIYFLVAYLQDLPKKAWRNVIGIGLGWGLAFGVRAAGGILLLAYMGLFTVLYIVLNKSFKEYLFADNKKALKKTVLHIVVAVLIGYVIGLVFWPWGLQSPISNPLESLSGMTNRAIVISVLFEGKFMKSTAMPWYYEFKWIFMTNPIIVLLGSVLFLPLFFKAKKKYGLWASGLVLFGAIFPLVYMIYKNSTVYDTWRHVFFVYPFWVVGSSLAFDLISDFIKSKQAKNIVFGIAIVGLLPAIIWTFKTHPNQYVYFNPAAGGVEGAYGMYDLDYYQNTSKQAADWIKEHAVKPENAEQIFVRSSMSDVGRYFRDSPDSNRIAYDYARFDDRHRLDWDYYISNPRYISSYQLENNVWPPKNAVHTIEVDGVPLIAILKRESKASIEAYKAFEAKDYGLAIKYYQEHLKTDRSDENIFRFYGIALASVGRVDEAIAAINEALRIDGSNAGFYELLYYMYQSKGDSANAQLNYNKMNAAIQAQNGE; translated from the coding sequence ATGGAGCAGCTTATAAAGCCGGCAACCGATGAACAGGGCTACTGGAGAAAAATATTTCTAGGTCTAGGCGTATTGATCATGGTCTTGATGCCCTTGTTGAGTAAAGACTATGGGCAGACGGGGGATGAGTGGATACAGATAGAGTACGGTAAGGAGATCTATGATTACTTCTTTAACGGAGATAAGCAAGCGCTGGATTATTCGAATAAGTCATTACAGTTTTCCAACCAGGAGTATTACGGAGGTCTATTTGATTTCACTACACATATACTACACAAGTGGTTCCCTGTTACGGATATACTCACTTTCAGGCATTTCTTTAATGCTTTGTTAGGAGCTATATTAATGTTGTTTACAGGGTTGTTGGCAAGGCGTTTGAGTGGTAGGTGGATGATTGGAGTTATAGCACTATTGTTCATGGTGTTCTCCCCGAGGATTTTTGGAGAGAGTATGAACAACCCTAAGGATATTCCATATGCTACGGGTTTTATAGTAGGTATCTATTTTTTAGTGGCCTATTTGCAAGACCTGCCGAAGAAGGCCTGGCGTAATGTGATAGGTATAGGACTTGGCTGGGGGCTTGCCTTTGGTGTGCGTGCAGCAGGTGGTATTTTGTTATTGGCATACATGGGCTTGTTTACAGTGTTATACATAGTCTTAAATAAATCATTCAAGGAGTATCTGTTTGCTGATAATAAAAAAGCACTTAAGAAAACTGTATTGCATATAGTAGTAGCAGTACTTATCGGTTATGTAATAGGTCTTGTGTTTTGGCCATGGGGCCTGCAATCGCCAATATCTAATCCGCTTGAGTCACTTTCAGGAATGACCAACCGTGCTATTGTTATCTCTGTGTTGTTTGAAGGTAAGTTTATGAAGAGTACTGCAATGCCATGGTACTATGAGTTTAAGTGGATATTTATGACCAACCCTATCATAGTATTGCTAGGTAGTGTGTTGTTTCTACCCTTGTTTTTTAAGGCTAAGAAAAAGTATGGCTTATGGGCAAGTGGCTTGGTGTTATTTGGCGCAATATTCCCGTTAGTGTATATGATATACAAAAACTCAACAGTATATGATACTTGGAGGCACGTGTTTTTTGTATATCCATTCTGGGTAGTGGGTTCTTCTCTTGCCTTCGATTTAATAAGCGACTTTATAAAAAGCAAGCAGGCTAAAAATATTGTTTTTGGGATAGCTATTGTAGGGTTATTGCCAGCAATAATATGGACCTTTAAAACGCACCCAAACCAGTACGTATACTTCAATCCTGCAGCTGGTGGAGTAGAAGGTGCTTACGGGATGTATGATCTTGATTATTATCAGAATACCAGTAAGCAAGCAGCAGACTGGATAAAAGAGCATGCTGTGAAGCCTGAAAATGCAGAGCAAATATTTGTGAGGTCTAGCATGTCTGATGTAGGAAGATATTTTAGGGATAGTCCTGATAGTAATAGAATAGCGTATGATTATGCTAGGTTTGATGACCGTCATAGGCTTGATTGGGACTACTATATTAGTAATCCTCGATACATCTCATCCTATCAGTTGGAGAATAATGTATGGCCCCCTAAAAATGCTGTACATACCATAGAGGTAGATGGTGTGCCTCTGATCGCTATCTTAAAAAGAGAAAGCAAAGCGTCGATAGAAGCTTATAAAGCTTTTGAAGCGAAAGATTACGGTTTGGCTATAAAGTACTATCAGGAGCATTTGAAGACGGACAGATCTGATGAGAATATTTTCCGTTTTTATGGTATAGCTCTTGCGTCAGTAGGTAGGGTAGATGAGGCCATTGCTGCAATTAATGAGGCATTGCGTATTGATGGGTCTAACGCAGGTTTTTATGAGTTGCTGTACTACATGTATCAGTCTAAGGGCGATAGTGCTAATGCGCAGCTTAATTATAATAAGATGAATGCTGCTATACAGGCACAAAACGGTGAGTAG
- a CDS encoding DUF1801 domain-containing protein yields MGNKFQNVSFANIEEFLDYLPEEELKIVTVLRKIIHECMPNGREKLAYNVPYFYQHKRVFFIWPASVPWGGIKETNVVVLGFCNGQKITDDVGYLNKEGRKQIATKKFYNTKEIDADLLKQYLYEALFIDEQEAKTKK; encoded by the coding sequence GTGGGTAACAAATTTCAAAACGTCTCTTTTGCAAACATCGAGGAATTCCTAGATTACCTGCCGGAAGAAGAACTAAAGATCGTAACTGTACTCCGCAAAATAATCCATGAGTGCATGCCTAACGGTCGTGAAAAACTGGCCTACAATGTTCCTTATTTCTATCAGCACAAAAGAGTCTTTTTTATATGGCCTGCAAGCGTACCATGGGGCGGCATCAAAGAGACAAATGTTGTTGTATTAGGGTTTTGTAATGGGCAGAAAATAACCGACGATGTTGGCTATCTCAACAAAGAAGGAAGAAAACAAATAGCAACAAAAAAGTTCTACAATACAAAAGAGATAGATGCAGACCTGCTGAAACAATATTTATACGAAGCATTATTTATTGATGAACAAGAGGCAAAAACAAAGAAATAA